The Anguilla anguilla isolate fAngAng1 chromosome 4, fAngAng1.pri, whole genome shotgun sequence genome has a window encoding:
- the ptprc gene encoding receptor-type tyrosine-protein phosphatase C isoform X14, giving the protein MLLDMAGRRPILMLCTILLVLIKCTDTQNASNGTQPTSGDNNNPPKASSPPTSHPLTTYIPLNRTTVTHATDNQSSPLASTTATLTPTPVTRSNSTGLENSDNSSYSNASTSHPASTTPSKPALRPSTTPASSATAPSPSPTGCGYKIKKIPFGFEILTGASGSYTIEYQDDQNRSTNVTFNGSSHKIMKLCYNYTAIKVLDGTSSCSLTGDNIFSYNDSGLLKIEFNSSIRKVCHNAIWNTSDVTFKVNNVSVKDSCRRIEQTEFCSNVTATITSAECQFSKTETIEIIPTLKDIQLKQSGTWPVDIIEAIQLQCIEVVNYTCNGTVRLQDLKPFQKYSCSGEVLYKNKTIPSPNTKELTIDTNCDVRIMLTGKTITNTSAHFKWNVHSSECPKLTGQEYKIQEYKNECEYVCAYNTTPTNENKYQSVENKSPECALTNLMPFTKYNFVLKLRCYGNDVKGSKLERAHMTEPGKPNGTMKVDRIEPTSSNSFKIQDCSFNGHRNGPLETYIANIINQPDRVQNKTTCEFEFKDLSYLTTYKFTVQFYNGEFLSSPSVPVSRSTGYNEKALIGFLAFLIVVMACALLFVLHKIYLLRKRDSHNFDEQTELIQINDDETLMNIEPITAELLLETYKRKIADEGRLFLAEFQSIPRVYSKCSIKEARKQCNQTKNRYVDILPYDFNRVQLSSVSGVAGSDYINASFIDGYKEAKKYIAAQGPKDETVVDFWRMIWEQQSSIIVMVTRCEEGNRNKCAQYWPSMDRETEIYEDFVVKINGEDCCPDYIIRHLTIMNKKEKSAEREVTHIQFTSWPDHGVPGEPHLLLKLRRRVNAFKNFFSGPIVVHCSAGVGRTGTYFSIDAMMEGLEAEGRVDIYGYVVKLRRQRCLMVQVEAQYILIHQALIEFNQFGETEISLSEFHSCLTALRQKDSPSDPTLLEAEFQRLPKYKNWRTFNTGTNEENKKKNRYSSIIPYDYNRVLVKLEEDNSQDSEQDEDEEYSSDEDDEDSTKYINASYIDGYWGQRSLIAAQGPLSDTITDFWKMIFQKKVKIIIMLSECMEGGKEFCSPYWGDEIKLFDDIEVHVTSCESTPACTIRSVEIRHTKRKESRKVYQYHYQKWAEQDLPENPLDLVDIIKNVKQKCGYGNRRPETTAPLVVHCNDGSSRTGIFCALWNILDSMETEKLVDVFQVAKALRKERPGMIPSFEHYQFLYDVVERAYPAQNGEVKPSPASGADSVEMVDEKTVTAATDSGQPEAHTANDVQLGGGGAEEKMEPAQAAKEDATEPSISTEKAPEESASNGPSGLVEI; this is encoded by the exons ATGCTCCTGGACATGGCAGGGCGTAGACCTATCCTGATGCTCTGTACCATACTGCTGGTCTTGATCAAAT GTACAGATACACAAAATG CCTCAAATGGAACCCAACCTACATCCGGAGATAACAATAACCCACCCAAAG CCTCTTCTCCACCCACCTCACATCCACTCACCACTTATATTCCACTCAACCGTACCACTGTCACGCACGCAACAG ACAATCAATCATCTCCACTTGCATCCACCACTGCAACTCTTACCCCCACACCAGTCACTCGCTCCAACAGTACAG GACTGGAAAACTCTGACAACTCCAGCTACTCAAATGCAAGCACCTCTCACCCTGCAAGCACCACGCCTTCCAAACCTGCACTCAGGCCATCTACCACACCTGCTAGTTCAGCTACAG CTCCTAGTCCATCACCCACTGGCTGTG gatacaaaattaaaaaaataccatttggatttgaaatcCTCACTGGTGCCAGTGGATCATATACAATAGAGTATCAGGATGATCAAAACAGGTCCACGAATGTGACGTTCAATGGTTCATCTCACAAAATAATGAAGCTTTGCTATAACTACACTGCCATAAAAGTACTTGATGGAACATCATCCTGCAGTCTCACAGGAGACAATATCTTTTCTTACAATGATTCTG GTCTCCTCAAGATAGAATTCAACTCTTCAATAAGGAAGGTGTGCCATAATGCAATTTGGAACACCAGTGACGTAACATTTAAAGTTAATAACGTGTCTGTGAAAGACAGCTGCCGTAGGATTGAACAAACCGAGTTTTGCTCCAATGTGACAGCCACAATAACCTCAGCTGAGTGTCAGTtcagcaaaacagaaacaattgaAATAATCCCAA CATTAAAGGATATTCAGCTCAAACAAAGCGGAACTTGGCCAGTAGACATAATAGAGGCAATCCAATTACAGTGCATAGAAGTTGTGAATTACACTTGTAATGGAACAG TACGACTTCAAGACCTAAAACCTTTTCAGAAGTACTCATGCAGTGGAGAGGTACTGTACAAAAACAAGACCATTCCGTCCCCAAACACAAAAGAGCTAACCATTGACACAAATTGCG ATGTACGCATAATGCTGACTGGAAAAACTATCACCAATACTTCTGcgcattttaaatggaatgtcCACAGCTCTGAATGCCCAAAACTGACAGGACAGGAATACAAAATACAGGAATACAAAAACGAATGTGAATATGTTTGTGCATATAACACAACACCAACGAATG AAAATAAGTATCAATCAGTCGAAAACAAATCGCCTGAATGTGCATTAACCAATCTAATGCCTTTCACGAAGTACAATTTCGTTTTGAAACTTCGATGCTATGGAAACGATGTTAAAGGAAGCAAACTCGAAAGGGCGCATATGACAGAACCTGGGA AACCAAATGGAACAATGAAGGTTGATAGAATAGAACCCACATCTTCGAACAGTTTCAAGATTCAAGACTGTTCATTTAATGGCCATCGCAATGGACCACTTGAAACATACATTGCGAATATAATAAACCAACCGGACCGGGTACAAAATAAAACGAcatgtgaatttgaatttaaggACCTCTCATATTTAACTACGTATAAATTCACG GTTCAATTTTACAATGGAGAGTTTTTGTCCAGCCCATCTGTGCCAGTATCCCGTTCAACTGGTT ACAATGAAAAAGCCCTGATTGGATTCCTGGCATTCCTCATTGTTGTCATGGCTTGCGCCCTTCTGTTTGTTCTACATAAAATCTATTTACTTCGGAAGAGAGACTCACA CAACTTTGATGAGCAGACAGAGCTGATCCAGATAA ATGACGATGAGACCCTGATGAACattgagccaatcacagcggaGCTCCTCCTGGAAACCTACAAGAGGAAGATTGCAGACGAAGGACGCCTTTTCCTGGCTGAATTCCAG AGCATTCCGAGAGTTTACAGCAAATGCTCAATCAAAGAAGCCAGAAAACAGTGCAATCAGACCAAGAACCGCTACGTTGACATCCTACCAT ATGATTTTAATCGGGTTCAACTGTCCTCAGTGAGTGGAGTAGCAGGTTCCGACTACATTAATGCAAGCTTCATAGAC GGTTACAAAGAGGCTAAGAAGTACATTGCAGCCCAAG GGCCCAAGGATGAGACGGTGGTTGATTTCTGGAGAATGATTTGGGAGCAACAGTCCTCTATAATAGTAATGGTGACCCGATGTGAGGAAGGAAACAGG AACAAATGCGCTCAGTACTGGCCATCCATGGATAGAGAGACTGAAATTTATGAAGACTTTGTTGTGAAGATCAATGGAGAAGACTGCTGCCCTGATTACATTATTCGGCATCTCACAATCATGAAt AAGAAGGAAaagagtgcagagagagaggtgaccCACATCCAGTTCACCAGCTGGCCTGACCACGGGGTCCCAGGAGAGCCCCACCTTCTGCTCAAACTGCGACGTCGAGTCAATGCTTTCAAGAACTTCTTCAGTGGACCAATTGTGGTGCATTGCAG TGCTGGAGTGGGCCGCACCGGCACGTACTTCAGCATCGACGCCATGATGGAGGGTCTAGAGGCAGAGGGCAGGGTGGACATTTACGGATACGTGGTCAAGCTCCGTCGCCAGCGGTGCCTCATGGTCCAAGTCGAG gCTCAGTACATCTTGATCCACCAGGCGCTCATTGAGTTTAACCAGTTTGGGGAGACGGAGATCTCCCTCTCAGAGTTCCACTCCTGTCTCACCGCCCTACGACAGAAGGACAGTCCGTCTGACCCCACCCTTCTGGAGGCAGAGTTCCAG AGGCTACCAAAGTACAAAAACTGGAGGACATTCAATACAGGAACCAATGaagaaaacaagaagaaaaatcGTTATTCTTCTATTATTCCAT ATGATTACAACCGGGTGTTGGTAAAACTTGAGGAGGACAACAGTCAAGACAGTGAACAGGATGAGGATGAAGAATATTCCTCcgatgaggatgatgaagatTCCACAAAGTACATCAATGCTTCCTACATTGAT GGCTACTGGGGTCAGAGAAGTCTGATTGCTGCTCAGGGACCACTTTCAGATACCATCACAGACTTCTGGAAAATGATATTCCAGAAGAAAGTCAAGATCATAATCATGCTCTCTGAGTGCATGGAGGGAGGAAAG GAGTTCTGCTCACCATACTGGGGAGACGAGATTAAGCTGTTTGATGACATCGAGGTGCATGTCACAAGCTGTGAAAGTACTCCAGCATGCACCATCCGCTCTGTTGAGATACGCCACACCAAG AGGAAAGAGAGTCGCAAAGTGTACCAGTACCACTACCAGAAATGGGCTGAGCAGGACCTCCCGGAGAACCCCCTGGACCTGGTGgacataataaaaaatgtcaagcAGAAATGTGGCTATGGCAATAGAAGGCCTGAGACGACTGCGCCACTTGTAGTACACTGCAA TGACGGGTCGTCGCGGACGGGCATCTTCTGCGCGCTGTGGAACATTCTGGATAGTATGGAAACAGAGAAACTGGTCGACGTGTTCCAGGTGGCCAAGGCTCTGCGCAAGGAGAGGCCGGGGATGATCCCCAGCTTT GAGCATTACCAGTTCCTGTATGATGTGGTGGAGAGGGCGTACCCCGCTCAGAATGGGGAAGTGAAGCCGAGCCCTGCCTCGGGAGCCGACTCTGTAGAGATGGTGGACGAGAAGACGGTCACTGCGGCGACAGACAGCGGGCAGCCCGAGGCCCACACTGCCAACGACGTCCAGCTGGGGGGCGGAGGTGCAGAGGAGAAGATGGAGCCCGCCCAAGCTGCCAAAGAGGACGCCACAGAACCCAGCATCTCCACTGAGAAAGCGCCCGAGGAGAGCGCCTCGAACGGTCCCTCGGGTTTAGTTGAGATCTGA
- the ptprc gene encoding receptor-type tyrosine-protein phosphatase C isoform X21: protein MLLDMAGRRPILMLCTILLVLIKCTDTQNASNGTQPTSGDNNNPPKDPNGPTPPSGDTNNPPKDNQSSPLASTTATLTPTPVTRSNSTAPSPSPTGCGYKIKKIPFGFEILTGASGSYTIEYQDDQNRSTNVTFNGSSHKIMKLCYNYTAIKVLDGTSSCSLTGDNIFSYNDSGLLKIEFNSSIRKVCHNAIWNTSDVTFKVNNVSVKDSCRRIEQTEFCSNVTATITSAECQFSKTETIEIIPTLKDIQLKQSGTWPVDIIEAIQLQCIEVVNYTCNGTVRLQDLKPFQKYSCSGEVLYKNKTIPSPNTKELTIDTNCDVRIMLTGKTITNTSAHFKWNVHSSECPKLTGQEYKIQEYKNECEYVCAYNTTPTNENKYQSVENKSPECALTNLMPFTKYNFVLKLRCYGNDVKGSKLERAHMTEPGKPNGTMKVDRIEPTSSNSFKIQDCSFNGHRNGPLETYIANIINQPDRVQNKTTCEFEFKDLSYLTTYKFTVQFYNGEFLSSPSVPVSRSTGYNEKALIGFLAFLIVVMACALLFVLHKIYLLRKRDSHNFDEQTELIQINDDETLMNIEPITAELLLETYKRKIADEGRLFLAEFQSIPRVYSKCSIKEARKQCNQTKNRYVDILPYDFNRVQLSSVSGVAGSDYINASFIDGYKEAKKYIAAQGPKDETVVDFWRMIWEQQSSIIVMVTRCEEGNRNKCAQYWPSMDRETEIYEDFVVKINGEDCCPDYIIRHLTIMNKKEKSAEREVTHIQFTSWPDHGVPGEPHLLLKLRRRVNAFKNFFSGPIVVHCSAGVGRTGTYFSIDAMMEGLEAEGRVDIYGYVVKLRRQRCLMVQVEAQYILIHQALIEFNQFGETEISLSEFHSCLTALRQKDSPSDPTLLEAEFQRLPKYKNWRTFNTGTNEENKKKNRYSSIIPYDYNRVLVKLEEDNSQDSEQDEDEEYSSDEDDEDSTKYINASYIDGYWGQRSLIAAQGPLSDTITDFWKMIFQKKVKIIIMLSECMEGGKEFCSPYWGDEIKLFDDIEVHVTSCESTPACTIRSVEIRHTKRKESRKVYQYHYQKWAEQDLPENPLDLVDIIKNVKQKCGYGNRRPETTAPLVVHCNDGSSRTGIFCALWNILDSMETEKLVDVFQVAKALRKERPGMIPSFEHYQFLYDVVERAYPAQNGEVKPSPASGADSVEMVDEKTVTAATDSGQPEAHTANDVQLGGGGAEEKMEPAQAAKEDATEPSISTEKAPEESASNGPSGLVEI, encoded by the exons ATGCTCCTGGACATGGCAGGGCGTAGACCTATCCTGATGCTCTGTACCATACTGCTGGTCTTGATCAAAT GTACAGATACACAAAATG CCTCAAATGGAACCCAACCTACATCCGGAGATAACAATAACCCACCCAAAG ACCCAAATGGACCCACACCTCCATCCGGAGATACCAATAACCCACCCAAAG ACAATCAATCATCTCCACTTGCATCCACCACTGCAACTCTTACCCCCACACCAGTCACTCGCTCCAACAGTACAG CTCCTAGTCCATCACCCACTGGCTGTG gatacaaaattaaaaaaataccatttggatttgaaatcCTCACTGGTGCCAGTGGATCATATACAATAGAGTATCAGGATGATCAAAACAGGTCCACGAATGTGACGTTCAATGGTTCATCTCACAAAATAATGAAGCTTTGCTATAACTACACTGCCATAAAAGTACTTGATGGAACATCATCCTGCAGTCTCACAGGAGACAATATCTTTTCTTACAATGATTCTG GTCTCCTCAAGATAGAATTCAACTCTTCAATAAGGAAGGTGTGCCATAATGCAATTTGGAACACCAGTGACGTAACATTTAAAGTTAATAACGTGTCTGTGAAAGACAGCTGCCGTAGGATTGAACAAACCGAGTTTTGCTCCAATGTGACAGCCACAATAACCTCAGCTGAGTGTCAGTtcagcaaaacagaaacaattgaAATAATCCCAA CATTAAAGGATATTCAGCTCAAACAAAGCGGAACTTGGCCAGTAGACATAATAGAGGCAATCCAATTACAGTGCATAGAAGTTGTGAATTACACTTGTAATGGAACAG TACGACTTCAAGACCTAAAACCTTTTCAGAAGTACTCATGCAGTGGAGAGGTACTGTACAAAAACAAGACCATTCCGTCCCCAAACACAAAAGAGCTAACCATTGACACAAATTGCG ATGTACGCATAATGCTGACTGGAAAAACTATCACCAATACTTCTGcgcattttaaatggaatgtcCACAGCTCTGAATGCCCAAAACTGACAGGACAGGAATACAAAATACAGGAATACAAAAACGAATGTGAATATGTTTGTGCATATAACACAACACCAACGAATG AAAATAAGTATCAATCAGTCGAAAACAAATCGCCTGAATGTGCATTAACCAATCTAATGCCTTTCACGAAGTACAATTTCGTTTTGAAACTTCGATGCTATGGAAACGATGTTAAAGGAAGCAAACTCGAAAGGGCGCATATGACAGAACCTGGGA AACCAAATGGAACAATGAAGGTTGATAGAATAGAACCCACATCTTCGAACAGTTTCAAGATTCAAGACTGTTCATTTAATGGCCATCGCAATGGACCACTTGAAACATACATTGCGAATATAATAAACCAACCGGACCGGGTACAAAATAAAACGAcatgtgaatttgaatttaaggACCTCTCATATTTAACTACGTATAAATTCACG GTTCAATTTTACAATGGAGAGTTTTTGTCCAGCCCATCTGTGCCAGTATCCCGTTCAACTGGTT ACAATGAAAAAGCCCTGATTGGATTCCTGGCATTCCTCATTGTTGTCATGGCTTGCGCCCTTCTGTTTGTTCTACATAAAATCTATTTACTTCGGAAGAGAGACTCACA CAACTTTGATGAGCAGACAGAGCTGATCCAGATAA ATGACGATGAGACCCTGATGAACattgagccaatcacagcggaGCTCCTCCTGGAAACCTACAAGAGGAAGATTGCAGACGAAGGACGCCTTTTCCTGGCTGAATTCCAG AGCATTCCGAGAGTTTACAGCAAATGCTCAATCAAAGAAGCCAGAAAACAGTGCAATCAGACCAAGAACCGCTACGTTGACATCCTACCAT ATGATTTTAATCGGGTTCAACTGTCCTCAGTGAGTGGAGTAGCAGGTTCCGACTACATTAATGCAAGCTTCATAGAC GGTTACAAAGAGGCTAAGAAGTACATTGCAGCCCAAG GGCCCAAGGATGAGACGGTGGTTGATTTCTGGAGAATGATTTGGGAGCAACAGTCCTCTATAATAGTAATGGTGACCCGATGTGAGGAAGGAAACAGG AACAAATGCGCTCAGTACTGGCCATCCATGGATAGAGAGACTGAAATTTATGAAGACTTTGTTGTGAAGATCAATGGAGAAGACTGCTGCCCTGATTACATTATTCGGCATCTCACAATCATGAAt AAGAAGGAAaagagtgcagagagagaggtgaccCACATCCAGTTCACCAGCTGGCCTGACCACGGGGTCCCAGGAGAGCCCCACCTTCTGCTCAAACTGCGACGTCGAGTCAATGCTTTCAAGAACTTCTTCAGTGGACCAATTGTGGTGCATTGCAG TGCTGGAGTGGGCCGCACCGGCACGTACTTCAGCATCGACGCCATGATGGAGGGTCTAGAGGCAGAGGGCAGGGTGGACATTTACGGATACGTGGTCAAGCTCCGTCGCCAGCGGTGCCTCATGGTCCAAGTCGAG gCTCAGTACATCTTGATCCACCAGGCGCTCATTGAGTTTAACCAGTTTGGGGAGACGGAGATCTCCCTCTCAGAGTTCCACTCCTGTCTCACCGCCCTACGACAGAAGGACAGTCCGTCTGACCCCACCCTTCTGGAGGCAGAGTTCCAG AGGCTACCAAAGTACAAAAACTGGAGGACATTCAATACAGGAACCAATGaagaaaacaagaagaaaaatcGTTATTCTTCTATTATTCCAT ATGATTACAACCGGGTGTTGGTAAAACTTGAGGAGGACAACAGTCAAGACAGTGAACAGGATGAGGATGAAGAATATTCCTCcgatgaggatgatgaagatTCCACAAAGTACATCAATGCTTCCTACATTGAT GGCTACTGGGGTCAGAGAAGTCTGATTGCTGCTCAGGGACCACTTTCAGATACCATCACAGACTTCTGGAAAATGATATTCCAGAAGAAAGTCAAGATCATAATCATGCTCTCTGAGTGCATGGAGGGAGGAAAG GAGTTCTGCTCACCATACTGGGGAGACGAGATTAAGCTGTTTGATGACATCGAGGTGCATGTCACAAGCTGTGAAAGTACTCCAGCATGCACCATCCGCTCTGTTGAGATACGCCACACCAAG AGGAAAGAGAGTCGCAAAGTGTACCAGTACCACTACCAGAAATGGGCTGAGCAGGACCTCCCGGAGAACCCCCTGGACCTGGTGgacataataaaaaatgtcaagcAGAAATGTGGCTATGGCAATAGAAGGCCTGAGACGACTGCGCCACTTGTAGTACACTGCAA TGACGGGTCGTCGCGGACGGGCATCTTCTGCGCGCTGTGGAACATTCTGGATAGTATGGAAACAGAGAAACTGGTCGACGTGTTCCAGGTGGCCAAGGCTCTGCGCAAGGAGAGGCCGGGGATGATCCCCAGCTTT GAGCATTACCAGTTCCTGTATGATGTGGTGGAGAGGGCGTACCCCGCTCAGAATGGGGAAGTGAAGCCGAGCCCTGCCTCGGGAGCCGACTCTGTAGAGATGGTGGACGAGAAGACGGTCACTGCGGCGACAGACAGCGGGCAGCCCGAGGCCCACACTGCCAACGACGTCCAGCTGGGGGGCGGAGGTGCAGAGGAGAAGATGGAGCCCGCCCAAGCTGCCAAAGAGGACGCCACAGAACCCAGCATCTCCACTGAGAAAGCGCCCGAGGAGAGCGCCTCGAACGGTCCCTCGGGTTTAGTTGAGATCTGA